From one Lolium rigidum isolate FL_2022 chromosome 4, APGP_CSIRO_Lrig_0.1, whole genome shotgun sequence genomic stretch:
- the LOC124706632 gene encoding putative glycine-rich cell wall structural protein 1 — protein MACTKLVSLSLIFLFSIGLASAARVVRYSSSQGTGSGAGEGGGAVNGGGGGAGSGQGAAQSGSGGVSASASGGGGGGGYSQDGGTGFGRGGGTGSSSGQMSQSYGGYGGSSDAGGQGGGGGGGSSGGEDDDCPADDSAGYGTGDGTGSGSSEADNSGGTSYSNANASGNGGGSGGGKNGGTGGGAGNGNGYGNANP, from the coding sequence ATGGCTTGCACTAAGCTTGTCTCCCTCAGCTTGATTTTCCTCTTCAGCATTGGATTAGCAAGCGCTGCCAGGGTAGTAAGATACTCTAGTTCTCAGGGAACCGGCTCCGGAGCGGGAGAGGGTGGTGGGGCCGTGaatggaggcggtggaggagccgGGAGTGGTCAGGGAGCTGCCCAGAGTGGAAGTGGTGGAGTCAGTGCAAGTGcttccggcggcggtggcggcggtggttatTCACAGGATGGAGGTACTGGGTTTGGGCGTGGGGGCGGAACTGGCTCAAGCTCTGGCCAAATGAGCCAATCTTATGGTGGTTATGGCGGAAGTTCAGATGCTGGTGgtcagggtggcggcggcggcggtggcagcagcGGTGGAGAAGATGACGATTGCCCTGCTGATGACTCGGCTGGTTATGGGACGGGTGATGGCACCGGATCTGGCTCAAGCGAAGCAGATAACAGTGGTGGCACGTCATACTCAAACGCAAATGCTTCAGGTAACGGTGGTGGCTCGGGCGGCGGTAAAAATGGTGGAACCGGTGGTGGTGCAGGAAATGGCAACGGTTACGGCAATGCAAATCCTTAA